The proteins below come from a single Candidatus Kirkpatrickella diaphorinae genomic window:
- a CDS encoding metallophosphoesterase, with product MPAGFDFINAITKRGIRVIGDVHGDIQSFIHAASTDRFIIQLGDLVDYGPDSEATLHLMLQIMREGRGIFILGNHDRKLARVLNGRRPHIDSQLEKTLQQIAAGPHLLKQDVLATALNNAPAWIVLNHTIFVHGAFHPAVLRSSPYGATQRMTPVFSRALFGETTRHIQPDGYPERTLRWVDYIEAGYHVYCGHDNRSLNGLPYVRTGAKGGMATFLDLGAGKGGHLAWIDLAPETILPGRGAITALS from the coding sequence CTGCCAGCCGGGTTCGATTTTATTAACGCGATCACCAAGCGCGGCATCCGTGTTATCGGCGATGTACATGGTGATATTCAAAGCTTTATACATGCGGCATCAACAGACCGCTTCATCATTCAACTCGGAGATCTCGTTGATTACGGGCCGGACAGTGAGGCCACACTGCATCTCATGCTCCAGATCATGCGTGAGGGGCGTGGGATTTTCATCCTCGGTAATCATGACCGCAAACTCGCCCGCGTGCTGAATGGGCGTCGCCCCCATATTGACAGCCAATTAGAGAAGACATTGCAGCAGATTGCTGCCGGTCCCCATCTCCTCAAGCAGGATGTGCTCGCTACCGCGTTAAATAACGCACCGGCCTGGATCGTGCTGAATCACACGATTTTTGTGCATGGCGCTTTCCATCCCGCCGTGTTGAGATCATCACCCTATGGCGCAACCCAACGCATGACGCCGGTTTTCTCACGCGCTTTATTTGGCGAGACCACGCGTCATATCCAGCCTGACGGCTATCCGGAGCGGACATTGCGGTGGGTGGATTATATCGAGGCGGGATATCACGTTTATTGCGGGCATGATAATCGCTCCCTCAATGGCCTGCCTTATGTCAGGACCGGCGCCAAAGGGGGGATGGCGACGTTTCTGGATTTGGGCGCTGGCAAGGGCGGGCATCTCGCCTGGATAGATCTCGCCCCGGAAACCATCCTGCCCGGGCGGGGCGCGATAACCGCACTCTCGTGA
- a CDS encoding chorismate mutase: MNEEDALKLLEEHRRSIDNIDAALIYMLAERFKQTQEVGRLKAKAGLEPADPAREARQIARLRDLAGSAALDPDFAEKFLSFIIREVIQHHAHIAQIHQEET; this comes from the coding sequence ATGAACGAAGAAGACGCCCTCAAACTTCTGGAAGAACATCGTCGCAGTATCGACAATATCGATGCCGCCCTGATTTACATGCTGGCTGAGCGTTTCAAACAAACGCAGGAAGTTGGCCGTCTGAAAGCCAAAGCGGGGCTGGAACCTGCGGACCCGGCGCGTGAAGCCCGCCAGATCGCCCGATTGCGGGACCTGGCAGGCTCAGCCGCCCTTGACCCGGATTTTGCTGAAAAATTCTTGTCATTCATCATCCGAGAAGTGATTCAGCATCACGCGCACATCGCGCAGATTCATCAGGAAGAGACCTGA